The proteins below are encoded in one region of Erinaceus europaeus chromosome 15, mEriEur2.1, whole genome shotgun sequence:
- the IL4R gene encoding interleukin-4 receptor subunit alpha, which produces MGQPSSWLTLSVSCLMLVWLAGCGSIRVLDEPTCYSDYYNTSVCEWKMDVPTNCSAQLHLSYQLKFSFEEEGNHTCVPENQAGTWCRCIMPMDIIVAGDTYQLDLWAGEQLLWNGSFRPSQHVKPKAPINLGVHKVTNMWVLTWNTSYNAEDYLNELLYLVNVSKVDDPADFKIYNITYNEMILQIAGSTLQSEAWYSARVKALAQGYSGTWSDWSASIRWKNYFHGQRIEERVEIGVVLSCLFIMVICVSCYCSIIKLKKEWWDQIPNPARSPLMAIIIQDSQVTLWKCPRTQETAKPPHWKTCLAKLLPCLLEHPQEPGEDPLKAAPDGAWRGGGGRERHPLEVSRMVLRPESICVEPVKLQEVPRLEQKQEEEEQEEEDWEHEERPSLCPEPSKGGFPGSREDIAARLAGSLFLDLLGAGDHGDLAVPGPPPPPGSQPSNPELEPWTTGPQHPAVVTDNPAYRSFTHSLSPDLQPAEGPGEGHPDVLPDVHPDVHPDVHPDMHLAPQLQPEPETWEALLRLQVLQHRGAPGGTGATGYKALPGLLACSAACWGDPGVQASGGGGYRPFQSLAPGDPGTPSSPRLAPLFTFGLDTEPPEGARVKPPPPPEAPPEELGSGVVYSALTCHLCGHLKQRHGQDDTPAAVPCCGCCCGDTATPLGSPPKAHLASICPPPLGGPQEGKLPAPCLSQTPTGVAAMLSPGPHSTTVS; this is translated from the exons ATGGGGCAGCCGAGCTCCTGGCTCACACTCTCTGTGAGCTGTCTGATGCTGGTGTGGCTGGCAGGCTGTG GGAGCATCCGGGTCCTGGATGAACCCACCTGCTACAGTGATTACTACAACACTTCTGTCTGCGAGTGGAAGATGGATGTCCCCACCAACTGCAGTGCCCAGCTCCACCTGTCCTACCAGCTGAAGTTCAGCTTTGAGGAGGAGGG GAACCACACGTGTGTGCCTGAGAACCAAGCTGGCACGTGGTGCAGGTGCATCATGCCCATGGACATCATCGTGGCGGGGGATACCTACCAGCTGGACCTGTGGGCTGGGGAGCAGCTGCTGTGGAATGGCTCCTTCAGGCCCTCCCAGCATG TGAAGCCCAAGGCCCCCATAAACCTCGGGGTTCACAAAGTCACCAACATGTGGGTGCTGACATGGAACACCTCTTACAACGCTGAGGACTATCTGAACGAGCTGCTCTATCTGGTCAATGTCTCCAAAGTGGATGACCCTGCGGAT TTCAAGATCTATAACATCACCTACAACGAGATGATCCTGCAGATTGCAGGCTCCACCCTACAGTCTGAGGCCTGGTACAGTGCCCGGGTGAAGGCTTTGGCTCAGGGCTACAGTGGTACGTGGAGTGACTGGAGCGCCAGCATCCGGTGGAAGAACT ACTTCCATGGGCAGCGCATAGAGGAAAGAGTAGAGATAGGAGTGGTCCTGTCCTGCCTGTTCATCATGGTCATCTGTGTGTCCTGCTACTGCAGCATCATCAA GCTTAAGAAAGAGTGGTGGGACCAGATCCCCAACCCGGCCCGCAGTCCCCTCATGGCCATCATCATCCAAGACTCGCAG GTGACCCTGTGGAAATGCCCCCGAACTCAGGAGACAGCCAAACCCCC ACACTGGAAGACGTGCCTCGCCAAGCTGCTGCCCTGCCTCTTGGAGCACCCCCAGGAACCGGGGGAGGATCCCCTCAAGGCAGCCCCGGATGGAGCCTGGAGAGGTGGCGGGGGACGGGAGCGGCACCCCCTGGAGGTCAGCAGGATGGTGCTGAGGCCCGAGAGCATCTGCGTGGAGCCAGTGAAGCTGCAGGAGGTGCCGCGGCTGgagcagaagcaggaggaggaggagcaggaggaggaggattgGGAGCACGAGGAGAGGCCCAGCCTGTGCCCCGAGCCCAGCAAGGGCGGCTTCCCGGGCAGCAGGGAGGACATCGCAGCCCGGCTGGCGGGGAGCCTGTTCCTGGACCTCCTCGGGGCGGGCGACCATGGGGACCTCGCAGTGCCTGGTCCTCCTCCACCCCCGGGGAGCCAGCCCTCGAACCCAGAGCTGGAGCCCTGGACCACAGGGCCCCAGCACCCCGCTGTGGTCACGGACAATCCCGCCTACCGCAGCTTCACCCACTCCCTGAGCCCGGACCTCCAGCCGGCCGAGGGCCCCGGGGAGGGTCACCCCGACGTGCTCCCCGACGTGCACCCCGACGTGCACCCCGACGTGCACCCCGACATGCACCTTGCACCCCAGCTGCAGCCCGAGCCGGAGACCTGGGAGGCACTGCTGCGCCTGCAGGTCCTGCAACACAGAGGGGCCCCGGGAGGCACCGGGGCCACCGGCTACAAAGCCCTCCCCGGCCTGCTGGCCTGCAGCGCCGCCTGCTGGGGAGACCCCGGGGTGCAGGCCAGCGGGGGTGGGGGCTACCGGCCCTTCCAGAGCTTGGCTCCTGGGGACCCCGGCACCCCCAGCTCGCCCCGCCTGGCCCCCCTGTTCACATTCGGACTGGACACAGAGCCCCCCGAAGGTGCTCGGGTGAAGCCCCCGCCGCCCCCCGAGGCGCCCCCCGAGGAACTGGGCAGCGGCGTGGTGTACTCGGCACTCACCTGTCACCTGTGCGGCCACCTGAAGCAGCGCCACGGCCAGGACGACACCCCCGCAGCCGTGCCCTGCTGCGGCTGCTGCTGTGGGGACACAGCCACCCCCCTGGGCAGCCCCCCAAAGGCTCACCTCGCATCCATCTGCCCACCACCCTTGGGCGGCCCCCAGGAGGGGAAGCTGCCTGCCCCCTGCTTGAGCCAGACCCCCACAGGGGTGGCCGCCATGCTGTCCCCAGGGCCCCACAGCACGACTGTGTCCTAG